One Pseudomonas sp. HOU2 genomic window carries:
- a CDS encoding ABC transporter permease, which translates to MFKLSPLGRRRFARFKKNRRGWWSLWLFIGLFVVTLGGELIANDKPLLVSYQNQLYFPVFKRYTEQEFGGQLPFQADYRSDYVQNLIRKDGGWLLFPPIPFSDDTPNYDLNQPAPSPPSKVNWLGTDDQARDVLARVIFGARVSILFALMLTAVSALIGIAAGALQGYYGGWVDLLGQRLLEVWSGLPVLYLLIILSGFVEPNFWWLLGIMALFSWLALVDVVRAEFLRGRNLEYVKAARALGLSDCKVIFRHILPNAMNATLSYLPFILTGAISTLTALDFLGFGMPAGSASLGELIGQGKQNLQAPWLGLTAFFTLALILSLLVFIGEALRDAFDPRS; encoded by the coding sequence ATGTTCAAGCTCTCGCCTCTGGGCCGCCGCCGTTTTGCCCGATTCAAGAAAAACCGCCGTGGCTGGTGGTCGTTGTGGCTGTTTATCGGACTGTTTGTGGTGACGCTGGGCGGTGAACTGATTGCCAACGACAAACCACTGCTGGTCAGCTATCAGAACCAGCTGTACTTCCCGGTCTTCAAGCGCTACACCGAACAGGAATTTGGCGGGCAACTGCCGTTCCAGGCCGATTACCGCAGTGATTATGTGCAGAACCTGATCCGCAAGGACGGCGGCTGGCTGCTGTTCCCGCCGATCCCGTTCAGCGATGACACGCCCAATTACGACCTCAACCAACCTGCGCCGAGCCCGCCCTCAAAGGTCAACTGGCTGGGCACCGACGATCAGGCGCGTGATGTGTTGGCGCGGGTGATTTTCGGTGCCCGGGTATCGATCCTGTTTGCCCTGATGCTGACCGCCGTCAGCGCGCTGATCGGCATCGCGGCCGGCGCCCTGCAAGGCTATTACGGCGGTTGGGTCGATCTGCTCGGGCAACGTTTGCTGGAGGTCTGGAGCGGATTGCCGGTACTGTACCTGCTGATCATCCTGTCCGGTTTCGTCGAGCCGAATTTCTGGTGGCTGCTGGGGATCATGGCGCTGTTTTCATGGCTGGCGCTGGTGGATGTGGTGCGCGCCGAGTTCCTGCGCGGGCGTAATCTGGAATACGTCAAAGCGGCGCGCGCGTTGGGCCTGAGCGACTGCAAGGTGATTTTCCGGCACATCCTGCCGAATGCGATGAACGCGACGCTGAGTTACCTGCCGTTCATTCTGACCGGGGCGATTTCCACCCTCACCGCTCTCGACTTCCTCGGTTTCGGCATGCCCGCCGGCAGTGCCTCGCTGGGCGAGCTGATCGGTCAGGGCAAGCAGAACCTGCAAGCGCCATGGCTAGGGCTGACGGCGTTTTTCACCCTGGCGCTGATTCTTTCTTTACTGGTGTTCATCGGCGAAGCGTTGCGTGACGCGTTCGACCCTCGATCCTGA
- a CDS encoding microcin C ABC transporter permease YejB: MWAYILRRLLLIIPTLVIILLVNFVIIQAAPGGPVEQAIAHLQGIGGASVGGSASETMSNTSRASRGLDPQLIKDIEKQYGFDKPAHERLWLMLKNYAQLDFGKSFFRGATVTDLILEKMPVTISLGLWATLITYLVSIPLGIRKAVHHGSHFDIWSSTAIIIGYAMPAFLFAMFLIVVFAGGTSLNWFPVRGLVSDNFESLSTLGKIADYFWHLVLPVTALVIGGFATLTILTKNSFLNEITRQYVVTARAKGLSERRVLYGHVFRNAMLLVVSGIPQAFISVFFAGSLLIEVIFSLDGLGRMSYEAAVSRDYPVVFGSLFIFTLFGLLIKLIGDLCYTLVDPRIDFAARNA, translated from the coding sequence ATGTGGGCATACATTCTGCGGCGCCTGCTGCTGATCATTCCGACGCTGGTGATCATCCTGCTGGTCAATTTCGTGATCATTCAGGCGGCGCCCGGTGGACCGGTCGAACAGGCCATCGCCCATCTGCAAGGGATCGGCGGTGCGAGTGTCGGTGGCAGTGCCAGCGAAACCATGAGCAACACTTCGCGTGCCAGCCGTGGCCTCGATCCGCAACTGATCAAGGACATCGAAAAGCAATACGGTTTCGACAAGCCGGCGCATGAACGCCTGTGGCTGATGCTCAAGAACTACGCACAGCTGGACTTCGGCAAAAGCTTTTTCCGCGGTGCGACGGTCACCGACCTGATTCTGGAAAAAATGCCGGTGACCATTTCCCTCGGCTTGTGGGCGACGCTGATCACCTATCTGGTGTCGATCCCGCTGGGTATCCGCAAAGCGGTGCATCACGGCAGCCATTTCGACATCTGGAGCAGCACCGCGATCATCATCGGCTACGCGATGCCGGCGTTTCTGTTCGCGATGTTTCTGATCGTGGTGTTTGCCGGTGGCACGTCATTGAACTGGTTCCCGGTGCGCGGACTGGTATCCGACAACTTCGAATCGCTGTCGACCCTGGGCAAGATCGCCGATTACTTCTGGCATCTGGTGTTGCCGGTGACGGCACTGGTGATCGGCGGCTTCGCCACGCTGACGATCCTCACCAAGAACTCGTTCCTCAATGAAATCACCCGCCAGTACGTGGTCACCGCCCGAGCCAAAGGCTTGAGCGAACGGCGCGTGCTTTACGGCCACGTGTTCCGCAACGCAATGCTGCTGGTGGTCTCGGGGATTCCGCAGGCGTTCATCAGTGTGTTCTTTGCCGGCTCGCTGCTGATCGAAGTGATCTTTTCCCTCGATGGTCTCGGCCGCATGAGCTACGAAGCGGCGGTTTCCCGAGACTATCCGGTGGTGTTCGGCTCGCTGTTCATCTTCACCCTGTTCGGCCTGCTGATAAAACTGATCGGCGACCTGTGCTACACCCTGGTCGATCCGCGTATCGACTTCGCCGCGAGGAATGCCTGA
- a CDS encoding extracellular solute-binding protein, with product MRLAFPTLLFTAVALLLGAAGVDAAPQHALTVYGEPAKYPAGFSHFDYTNPQAPKGGTLRRSAIEIGHFDHILPYIDKGIGVTQIDGMLYSPLAQRSMDEPYTVYGLVAQKMERSEDGLSLRFFIDPKARFADGKPITAEDVRYTYDLLMTQGSLRYRTQFADVKGVEVEAPLTVRFDFKSNENRTLPLDIATLPVFPEHWWKTRDFAGGGGYEPPLGSGPYRVGKVDSGRSITFERNPDWWGKDLPVSRGLYNFDHFSIEYFGDTDVARQVLRGGAYDYNREFSATGYSIGYDSPALSDGRLQKAHLATEAPQSAQGFVFNLQKPMFQDRRVRQALAMLWDFEWSNRQMMRNMYIRQQSYFSNTALAARELPDAAELKILEPLRGQVPDEVFTQVFEAPKTDGSGLIRDKQLQALQLLEQAGWKPDGDQLVNAEGEPLSFTFLVSQNGMDRLLLPYKRTLKQIGIDLNIRRIDSSQYVNRLMSRDYDMIVTGYPVSTSPGGELLNYFGSISANDPGANNYMVLKNPAVDTLINGLIRASTQSDMLHYAHALDRVLQWNYYWIPNYYPPGTSTVWWNRFGMPAIQASNDEAIESWWEISSTPLTNQQMTAEKIGRGRPGGPH from the coding sequence ATGCGACTGGCTTTCCCGACCTTGCTGTTCACTGCCGTGGCCCTGCTGTTGGGCGCCGCTGGTGTGGACGCTGCCCCGCAACACGCGTTGACCGTCTATGGCGAACCTGCCAAATACCCGGCCGGTTTCAGCCACTTCGACTACACCAATCCGCAGGCGCCCAAGGGTGGCACCCTGCGCCGTTCGGCGATAGAGATCGGGCATTTCGATCACATCCTGCCTTATATAGACAAAGGCATCGGCGTCACCCAGATCGACGGCATGCTCTATTCGCCGCTGGCCCAGCGTTCGATGGACGAGCCTTACACCGTCTACGGCCTGGTGGCACAAAAGATGGAGCGCTCGGAAGATGGCCTGTCGCTGCGCTTCTTCATCGATCCCAAGGCACGCTTCGCTGACGGCAAGCCGATCACTGCCGAAGACGTGCGCTACACCTATGACCTGCTGATGACCCAGGGCAGCCTGCGCTATCGCACGCAGTTCGCCGACGTCAAAGGCGTGGAAGTGGAAGCGCCGCTGACCGTGCGCTTCGACTTCAAAAGCAACGAGAACCGCACCTTGCCGCTGGACATCGCCACCCTGCCGGTATTCCCCGAGCACTGGTGGAAAACCCGCGACTTCGCCGGCGGCGGTGGCTATGAACCACCACTGGGCAGCGGCCCGTATCGGGTCGGCAAGGTTGACTCCGGGCGCAGCATCACCTTTGAGCGCAACCCGGACTGGTGGGGCAAGGATCTGCCGGTCAGTCGCGGCCTGTACAACTTCGATCACTTCAGCATCGAGTATTTCGGCGATACCGATGTCGCCCGCCAGGTATTGCGCGGCGGTGCCTATGACTACAACCGCGAGTTTTCCGCCACCGGCTATTCGATCGGTTACGACAGCCCTGCGCTGAGTGACGGTCGTTTGCAGAAGGCCCATTTGGCCACCGAGGCTCCGCAATCAGCTCAGGGTTTCGTGTTCAATCTGCAGAAACCGATGTTTCAGGACCGTCGGGTACGCCAGGCGCTCGCGATGCTCTGGGATTTCGAGTGGAGCAACCGGCAGATGATGCGCAACATGTACATCCGCCAGCAAAGCTATTTCTCCAACACCGCACTGGCCGCCCGCGAGCTGCCGGATGCCGCCGAACTGAAAATCCTCGAGCCGTTGCGCGGGCAGGTTCCCGACGAGGTCTTCACTCAGGTCTTCGAGGCGCCGAAAACCGATGGCAGCGGCCTGATCCGCGACAAACAGCTGCAAGCGCTGCAGTTGCTCGAACAGGCCGGCTGGAAACCTGATGGCGATCAACTGGTCAACGCCGAGGGCGAGCCGCTGAGCTTTACCTTTCTGGTCAGCCAGAACGGCATGGATCGCCTGCTGCTGCCTTACAAACGCACGCTGAAACAGATCGGTATCGACCTGAATATCCGTCGCATCGACTCCTCGCAATACGTCAATCGCCTGATGAGCCGTGACTACGACATGATTGTCACCGGCTACCCGGTCAGCACGTCTCCGGGTGGCGAGTTGCTCAACTACTTCGGTTCGATATCGGCTAACGATCCCGGCGCCAATAACTACATGGTGCTGAAAAATCCGGCAGTCGACACATTGATCAACGGCCTGATCCGCGCCTCGACCCAGAGCGACATGCTGCACTACGCCCACGCCCTGGACCGGGTGCTGCAATGGAACTACTACTGGATTCCCAACTATTACCCGCCAGGCACCTCGACCGTCTGGTGGAACCGTTTCGGCATGCCGGCGATCCAGGCCAGCAATGACGAAGCCATCGAGAGCTGGTGGGAAATCAGCAGCACGCCGTTGACCAACCAGCAGATGACCGCCGAAAAAATCGGCCGTGGCAGACCCGGAGGACCGCACTGA
- a CDS encoding peptidylprolyl isomerase — translation MAKATARHILVSSEDKCNELKAQIEGGADFAEVAKANSTCPSSRQGGDLGSFGPGQMVKEFDTVVFSAPINVVQGPVKTQFGYHLLEVTSRQD, via the coding sequence ATGGCTAAAGCCACTGCCCGCCACATCCTGGTTTCCAGCGAAGACAAGTGCAACGAACTCAAGGCCCAGATCGAAGGCGGTGCTGATTTCGCCGAAGTCGCCAAGGCCAATTCCACCTGCCCGTCCAGCCGTCAGGGCGGCGACCTGGGTTCGTTCGGTCCTGGCCAGATGGTCAAGGAATTCGACACCGTGGTCTTCAGCGCGCCGATCAACGTCGTGCAAGGCCCGGTGAAGACCCAGTTCGGTTATCACCTGCTCGAAGTCACCAGCCGCCAGGACTGA
- a CDS encoding triacylglycerol lipase produces the protein MQRNATTRYPILLVHGLFGFDRIGRFELFHDVKQALRAAGGQVFVPQLSATHDNEVRGQQLMSQIERVLQGTGAGKVNLIGHSQGALACRYAAALAPEKIASVTSVSGPNHGSELADALRRALIPGSLPEQVAEQLASRFADLLSLLSGQHALPQQAVAALNALTTTGVGQFNRKYPQGLPATWGGQGAEQVNGVHYYSWSGTLQDDLLQTMDPVHAVCRALAGHFVIEAGQNDGFVGRYSSHLGRVIRSDYPLNHLASLRRPDGLRKPGLDSIGLYVEHAMRLKAAQL, from the coding sequence ATGCAACGGAATGCGACAACTCGCTACCCCATCCTTTTGGTCCATGGCCTGTTCGGGTTTGACCGTATCGGCCGTTTCGAGCTTTTTCATGATGTCAAGCAAGCGCTGAGAGCGGCTGGCGGACAAGTGTTTGTGCCGCAGCTGTCTGCGACCCATGACAACGAAGTACGCGGCCAGCAATTGATGTCGCAGATCGAACGCGTTCTGCAAGGAACAGGCGCCGGCAAGGTCAACCTGATCGGACATAGCCAGGGCGCGTTGGCCTGTCGTTACGCCGCTGCGCTGGCGCCGGAAAAAATCGCTTCGGTCACCTCGGTCAGCGGCCCCAACCACGGCTCGGAACTCGCTGATGCATTGCGCCGCGCATTGATTCCGGGGAGCCTGCCGGAGCAGGTGGCGGAACAACTGGCAAGCCGATTCGCGGACCTCCTGTCGCTGCTCAGCGGTCAACATGCCCTGCCACAGCAAGCCGTGGCGGCACTCAACGCTCTGACGACCACAGGTGTCGGCCAATTCAACAGAAAGTACCCGCAAGGTCTGCCTGCGACATGGGGCGGTCAAGGTGCGGAGCAGGTCAACGGCGTTCACTACTATTCCTGGAGCGGTACGCTGCAAGACGATTTGTTACAGACAATGGATCCGGTACATGCCGTCTGCCGGGCACTGGCGGGCCATTTTGTCATCGAGGCCGGACAGAACGATGGTTTCGTCGGCCGCTACAGCTCGCATCTGGGCCGGGTCATCCGCTCCGACTACCCCCTCAATCATCTCGCCAGCCTGCGTCGTCCAGACGGTTTGCGCAAACCCGGTCTTGATTCCATCGGACTCTATGTCGAGCACGCGATGCGCCTGAAGGCAGCGCAACTGTAG
- a CDS encoding 3-deoxy-7-phosphoheptulonate synthase produces MNSSVSALPLTTLNSANEALTLRLPSSLQLKQQLPLSNALAQQVAAHRQAVRAILNGEDHRLLVVVGPCSIHDPRSALEYAEKLSRLAHEVSDEMLLVMRAYIEKPRTTVGWKGLAYDPHLDGSDDMAAGLTLSRELMLEMIHLGLPIATELLQPMAAGYFDDLLSWVAIGARTTESQIHREMASGLSMPVGFKNGTDGGVTVAVDAMRSAAHPHRHFGVDSQGHPAIIQTPGNPDTHLVLRGGHQGPNYDRESVARVHADLNRLKIPSRIMVDCSHANSGKDPLRQPDVFNEVLEQRLQGDRTLIGMMIESHLFEGCQPLSPALRYGVSVTDGCLGFSATEQLLSNAAKRLKT; encoded by the coding sequence ATGAACTCGTCTGTTTCTGCTCTGCCACTGACCACCCTGAACTCTGCCAACGAAGCACTGACCCTGCGTCTGCCCAGCTCGTTACAGCTCAAACAGCAATTGCCCCTGAGCAATGCCCTCGCCCAGCAAGTCGCAGCCCACCGCCAGGCGGTACGCGCGATTCTCAATGGCGAAGACCATCGTCTGCTGGTCGTCGTCGGCCCTTGCTCGATTCATGACCCGCGTTCCGCACTCGAATACGCCGAAAAACTTTCCCGCCTGGCCCATGAAGTCAGCGACGAGATGTTGCTGGTGATGCGCGCCTACATCGAAAAACCACGCACCACCGTCGGCTGGAAAGGCCTGGCGTACGACCCGCACCTCGATGGCAGCGATGACATGGCCGCCGGCCTGACCCTGTCGCGTGAATTGATGCTTGAGATGATCCACCTGGGACTGCCCATCGCGACCGAGCTGCTGCAACCAATGGCCGCCGGCTACTTCGACGACCTGCTCAGTTGGGTTGCCATCGGTGCACGCACCACCGAGTCGCAGATCCATCGGGAAATGGCCAGCGGCCTGAGCATGCCCGTTGGCTTCAAGAACGGCACCGACGGTGGCGTAACCGTGGCGGTCGATGCCATGCGTTCGGCAGCCCACCCGCATCGACACTTCGGCGTCGACAGCCAAGGGCACCCGGCAATCATTCAGACGCCCGGCAACCCCGATACGCACCTGGTACTGCGCGGTGGTCATCAAGGCCCGAACTACGATCGCGAAAGCGTCGCCCGGGTACATGCCGACCTGAACCGCCTGAAGATACCGAGCCGTATCATGGTCGACTGCAGCCACGCGAACAGCGGCAAGGATCCACTGCGCCAGCCTGACGTGTTCAACGAGGTGCTCGAACAACGCCTGCAAGGTGATCGCACCTTGATCGGCATGATGATCGAATCCCATCTGTTCGAGGGCTGTCAGCCTTTGAGCCCTGCCCTGCGCTATGGCGTATCGGTCACCGATGGTTGCCTGGGGTTCAGTGCAACGGAGCAGTTGTTGTCGAACGCGGCCAAACGGCTTAAAACCTGA
- a CDS encoding carbon-nitrogen hydrolase family protein encodes MSTFTIAAAQSFSVAGDLAANIARHLRFMAVAAEQGVELLVFPELSLTGYEGQMAADLAIDPQGTVLQRLRDRARELGLTAVVGMPIRHEDSAQVLIGALTLAGDGSLKVYSKQHLHSGEELFYASGAGGSTLRIASDTVALAVCADFSHASHAAAAAEVGADLYAAGVLIGEKGYGVDSAILQGYAQNHLMAVLMANHAGLTGGWQSAGRSAVWSENGTLVAAAPGPGELLVVARRDAGEWQGRVVPVVVGQ; translated from the coding sequence ATGTCGACGTTCACCATTGCTGCAGCCCAATCGTTTTCCGTTGCCGGTGATCTGGCGGCGAACATCGCCCGTCATTTGCGCTTCATGGCCGTGGCGGCTGAGCAGGGCGTCGAGCTGCTGGTGTTCCCGGAGCTGTCGCTGACAGGCTACGAAGGCCAGATGGCCGCCGACCTGGCAATCGATCCGCAGGGCACGGTGCTGCAACGCTTGCGCGATCGCGCTCGCGAGCTGGGCCTCACAGCTGTCGTCGGCATGCCGATTCGCCACGAGGACAGTGCGCAGGTATTGATCGGCGCGCTGACGTTAGCCGGGGACGGTTCTCTCAAGGTTTACAGCAAACAACATTTGCACAGTGGCGAAGAACTCTTTTATGCCTCTGGGGCTGGTGGTTCTACCTTGCGGATAGCCAGCGATACCGTCGCGCTGGCGGTCTGTGCTGATTTTTCCCACGCCAGTCACGCGGCAGCGGCCGCCGAGGTTGGCGCCGACCTGTACGCAGCAGGCGTGCTGATTGGCGAGAAAGGTTATGGCGTAGATAGCGCAATATTGCAGGGCTATGCCCAAAACCACTTAATGGCGGTGCTGATGGCCAATCACGCCGGGCTCACGGGTGGATGGCAATCGGCGGGTCGCAGTGCAGTCTGGTCTGAAAATGGCACGCTGGTCGCCGCCGCGCCAGGCCCTGGTGAACTGTTGGTCGTCGCGCGACGTGATGCCGGCGAATGGCAGGGACGGGTAGTACCCGTGGTGGTGGGGCAATGA